Proteins from a genomic interval of Polaribacter sejongensis:
- a CDS encoding geranylgeranylglycerol-phosphate geranylgeranyltransferase encodes MPSFKVKRIIFKLLSLVSVIRGYNILVLVLAQYLAAIFVFSPTKSLRAIVFDADLLYIVLASICVVASGYIINNFYDAKVDRINRPLKTGLDNYVKQSTKLKLYFTLNFLGFIFGYLISVRAALFFAIYIFAIWFYSHKLKKYPFTGLVSATVLTILPFFAVFVYFQNFSKIIFVHAIFLFLVIMVRELLKDLQSMKGAIVNDYDTFPVFYGEVRTKKLSIFLLFLTLFPIVVLFSYPALSYMRYYFYFALFVLVFLGFYLWNSSETKHYRLMHNVLKILLLIGVFSLIFIKPELIVEKVIDRLN; translated from the coding sequence ATGCCTAGTTTTAAAGTCAAAAGAATTATTTTTAAACTTTTAAGCTTAGTTTCTGTAATCAGGGGTTATAATATTCTTGTTTTAGTTTTAGCGCAATACTTAGCGGCTATTTTTGTTTTTTCACCTACAAAATCTCTTCGAGCAATTGTTTTTGATGCAGACTTGTTGTACATTGTTTTAGCAAGTATATGTGTGGTGGCGTCTGGTTATATTATTAATAATTTTTATGATGCAAAGGTAGATCGTATAAATAGACCATTAAAAACGGGTTTAGATAATTATGTAAAACAGTCTACGAAGTTAAAGCTTTATTTTACTTTAAATTTTTTAGGTTTTATTTTTGGATATCTAATTTCTGTTAGAGCAGCTTTGTTTTTTGCTATTTATATATTTGCTATTTGGTTTTACTCTCACAAGCTTAAGAAGTATCCTTTTACTGGTTTAGTTTCTGCTACTGTACTTACCATTTTGCCTTTTTTTGCTGTATTTGTGTATTTTCAGAACTTTTCTAAAATCATTTTTGTTCATGCAATTTTTTTATTTCTAGTAATAATGGTTAGAGAGTTGTTGAAAGATTTACAGAGTATGAAAGGGGCAATTGTGAATGATTACGATACTTTTCCTGTTTTTTATGGAGAGGTAAGAACAAAGAAATTATCAATATTCTTATTATTTTTAACGTTGTTTCCTATTGTAGTTTTGTTTAGTTATCCCGCTTTAAGCTACATGAGATATTATTTTTACTTTGCTTTATTTGTTCTTGTTTTTCTAGGCTTTTATTTATGGAATTCTTCTGAAACGAAACATTATAGATTAATGCATAACGTTTTGAAAATCTTACTTTTAATAGGAGTTTTTTCTTTAATTTTTATAAAGCCTGAACTAATTGTAGAAAAAGTAATAGACCGATTGAATTAA
- a CDS encoding mevalonate kinase family protein, with protein MKGPLFYAKILLFGEYGIIKDSKGLAIPFNAYRGALKTSSDLSGNRKVSNENLERLCNHLSALKTDLVTFNLKDLKADIDNGMYFDSSIPQGYGVGSSGALVASIYDKYAADKITVLENLTREKLLKLKQIFSLMESFFHGKSSGLDPLNSYLSLPILINSKDNVEPAGIPSQKQGKGAVFLLDSEQIGETEPMVNIFMNKMKNEGFRKMISEEFATTTDACIEDFLGGNVKSLFGNVKSLSKIVLKNFKPMIPDAFHKVWENGIKTNDYYLKLCGSGGGGYILGFTEDYEKAQKSLKDYKLELVYRF; from the coding sequence ATGAAAGGACCATTGTTTTATGCTAAAATTCTGCTCTTCGGAGAATATGGAATCATCAAAGATTCTAAAGGATTAGCTATTCCGTTTAATGCTTATAGAGGAGCGTTAAAAACGTCATCAGATTTATCTGGAAATCGCAAGGTTTCAAATGAAAATTTAGAACGTCTTTGCAATCATTTATCTGCTTTAAAAACAGATTTAGTTACTTTTAATTTAAAAGATCTAAAGGCAGATATAGATAACGGAATGTACTTTGACTCTTCTATACCACAAGGTTATGGAGTAGGAAGTTCTGGTGCTTTAGTAGCTTCTATTTATGATAAATATGCTGCTGATAAAATAACTGTTTTAGAAAACTTAACGAGAGAGAAGTTATTAAAGTTAAAACAGATTTTTTCTTTAATGGAATCTTTTTTTCATGGTAAAAGTTCTGGTTTAGATCCTTTAAATAGTTACTTAAGTTTGCCGATTTTAATCAACTCTAAAGACAATGTAGAGCCAGCAGGTATTCCTTCTCAAAAACAAGGAAAAGGTGCTGTTTTCTTATTAGATTCCGAGCAAATTGGAGAAACGGAACCTATGGTTAACATCTTTATGAATAAGATGAAAAACGAAGGTTTTAGAAAAATGATCAGCGAAGAATTTGCAACTACAACAGATGCTTGTATTGAAGACTTTTTGGGAGGAAACGTAAAATCTTTATTTGGTAATGTAAAATCATTATCCAAAATTGTTTTAAAGAACTTTAAACCGATGATTCCAGATGCTTTTCATAAAGTTTGGGAAAACGGAATTAAAACAAATGATTATTACCTGAAACTTTGTGGTTCTGGTGGTGGTGGTTATATTTTAGGTTTTACGGAAGATTATGAAAAAGCTCAAAAAAGTCTTAAAGATTATAAGTTAGAGTTGGTTTATAGATTCTAA
- a CDS encoding toxin-antitoxin system YwqK family antitoxin, producing the protein MKAFIKLLSILIFFFTITISAQKTKWLDAHLKETNKAKSYYYKVVPTDGNEVKYYYKSGNVFRKIGYSKGKYDGVFSEFYESGELRTSGTYVDGLEEGVWKTYYKNGKNKEKGKYTKGEKVGVWKTFYKNF; encoded by the coding sequence ATGAAAGCTTTTATAAAGTTACTATCAATTTTAATTTTCTTTTTTACGATAACTATTTCTGCTCAAAAAACCAAGTGGTTAGATGCACACTTAAAAGAAACAAATAAAGCTAAATCATATTATTACAAAGTAGTTCCTACTGATGGTAACGAAGTAAAGTATTACTACAAAAGTGGCAATGTTTTTAGAAAAATCGGCTATTCTAAAGGAAAGTATGATGGAGTTTTTTCTGAGTTTTATGAATCTGGCGAATTAAGAACTTCTGGAACCTATGTGGATGGTTTAGAGGAAGGTGTTTGGAAAACATATTATAAAAACGGGAAGAATAAAGAAAAAGGAAAATATACAAAAGGAGAAAAAGTTGGTGTCTGGAAAACTTTTTATAAGAATTTTTAA
- a CDS encoding diphosphomevalonate/mevalonate 3,5-bisphosphate decarboxylase family protein: MDTAQFISKGSTNLVEKASFTWQTPSNIALVKYWGKSNPQIPKNASISFTLNNCHTITTIDFKKIEKVETVDFDLFFEGKQKDAFKPKIAEFFKRIQEYCPYIFDYKMTINSENSFPHSSGIASSASGLSAISMCLMSLESELNSDLSAEEINKKASFLARLGSGSASRSIEGPMVVWGNHPEIEGSSDLFGVKFPYKLHSVFENYQDAILLVDKGEKQVSSTVGHNLMHEHPYAESRFTQANDNLSKISEILQNGDIKAFVNLVESEALTLHAMMMTSNPYFILMKPNTLEIINKIWEYRTENDSNICFTLDAGANVHVLYPEVEKEKVNQFIEKELSKYCQKNQYIYDSVGFGASKK, from the coding sequence TTGGATACAGCACAATTTATTTCGAAAGGAAGTACTAATTTAGTAGAAAAAGCAAGTTTTACTTGGCAAACACCAAGTAATATTGCATTGGTAAAATATTGGGGAAAAAGCAATCCTCAAATACCAAAAAATGCTTCTATTAGTTTTACATTAAACAATTGTCATACCATTACTACGATTGATTTTAAGAAAATAGAAAAGGTAGAAACTGTAGATTTCGATTTGTTTTTTGAAGGAAAACAGAAGGATGCTTTCAAACCAAAAATTGCAGAATTCTTTAAACGAATACAAGAATATTGTCCTTATATTTTCGATTATAAAATGACTATTAATTCAGAGAATTCTTTTCCACATTCAAGCGGAATTGCATCGTCTGCAAGCGGATTAAGTGCTATTTCCATGTGTTTAATGAGTTTAGAGTCTGAGTTAAATTCTGATTTATCAGCAGAAGAAATTAATAAAAAAGCATCATTTTTAGCACGTTTAGGATCTGGAAGTGCAAGTAGAAGTATAGAAGGACCAATGGTTGTTTGGGGAAATCACCCAGAAATAGAAGGAAGTTCAGATCTGTTTGGAGTAAAGTTTCCATATAAATTACATTCAGTTTTTGAAAATTATCAAGATGCTATTTTGTTGGTTGATAAAGGCGAAAAACAAGTTTCTAGTACCGTTGGTCATAACTTAATGCATGAGCATCCGTATGCAGAAAGTCGTTTTACACAAGCAAATGATAACTTGAGTAAAATATCAGAAATTTTACAAAACGGAGATATAAAAGCATTTGTAAATTTGGTGGAAAGTGAGGCATTAACGTTGCATGCAATGATGATGACGAGCAATCCGTATTTTATTTTGATGAAACCCAATACCTTAGAAATTATCAATAAAATTTGGGAATATAGAACCGAAAATGATAGCAATATCTGTTTTACTTTAGATGCTGGTGCAAATGTGCATGTGTTGTATCCTGAGGTAGAAAAAGAGAAAGTGAATCAATTTATTGAAAAAGAACTTTCTAAATACTGTCAAAAAAATCAGTATATTTATGATTCTGTGGGTTTTGGAGCTAGTAAGAAATAG
- a CDS encoding LytR/AlgR family response regulator transcription factor, producing MNQINCVIVDDEPVARKIIETFVAKIPNLKLVKSCKNAMEAFDVVNTQNIDLFFLDINMPDVSGLSLAKSINKNSKIIFTTAYREYAVDGFDLQAVDYLLKPIAFDRFLQAVNKFFETKITIKPSVEVTESVVKNDYIFVRSDRKMVKVIFDEILYVESLSDYIKIYTKDKILVTRETISNLEVKLPSRQFLRIHRSYIINLNKTDSYTNELVEIEKNAIPISRTYKENVLKKLNENSLK from the coding sequence ATGAACCAAATTAATTGTGTTATTGTTGATGATGAACCCGTTGCTAGAAAAATTATAGAAACTTTTGTAGCTAAAATCCCGAATTTAAAATTGGTTAAAAGCTGCAAAAATGCCATGGAAGCATTCGATGTTGTAAATACACAAAACATAGATTTATTCTTTTTAGATATTAATATGCCAGACGTTTCTGGTTTGTCTTTGGCAAAATCTATCAACAAAAATTCTAAAATTATTTTTACAACTGCGTATAGAGAATATGCTGTGGACGGTTTCGATTTACAAGCAGTAGATTATTTGTTAAAACCAATTGCATTCGATCGGTTTTTACAAGCAGTAAATAAGTTTTTTGAAACTAAAATTACTATAAAACCTTCGGTTGAGGTTACAGAAAGTGTTGTTAAAAATGACTATATTTTCGTAAGATCAGACCGAAAAATGGTGAAAGTTATTTTTGATGAAATTCTGTATGTAGAAAGCTTATCAGATTATATTAAGATTTACACTAAAGACAAAATTTTAGTAACAAGGGAAACCATTTCTAATTTAGAAGTAAAATTACCTTCTCGTCAATTTTTAAGAATTCATAGGTCTTATATTATCAATTTAAACAAAACAGATTCGTACACTAATGAGTTGGTAGAAATTGAAAAAAATGCCATTCCAATTAGCAGAACCTACAAAGAAAATGTACTTAAAAAGTTAAATGAAAATTCTTTGAAATAG
- a CDS encoding sensor histidine kinase: MQKELILVLKKIPIHFLCWMLVWFFFKSFFSVGSSNKAFLFWFSSLLSIVTLITAYVFVYDLIPKYLLKKQYKKFVLYTIYSGVFVATTILMIEVVGFVFYFNLEFQKMPALTTNPAVILICVFFIVVLASGLKILKHSYKSLDEKKTLENKFLQTKLELKEQELKFLKMQIHPHFLFNSLNTIYGFAITKADEAPEMILKLSNLLDYILYQVEKPKVLLVEEVNHLEDYIALEKMRFHDTLKVSFKKENINEEVQIPPMLLIPFVENSFKHGFAANGILKVDIHLKIDANYLFFEIENSSKEKEDISAGIGLENIKKRLEMLYPKKHQLEIIAKKDAFKVSLKIEF; this comes from the coding sequence ATGCAAAAAGAACTGATTTTAGTCTTAAAAAAAATACCAATACATTTTTTATGTTGGATGCTTGTTTGGTTTTTCTTCAAAAGTTTTTTTAGTGTAGGTTCATCAAACAAAGCTTTTTTATTTTGGTTTTCTTCTCTTTTAAGTATTGTAACATTAATTACTGCATATGTTTTTGTATATGATTTAATTCCTAAATATTTATTAAAAAAACAATATAAGAAATTTGTTCTTTATACTATTTATTCAGGTGTTTTTGTTGCTACAACTATTTTAATGATAGAAGTAGTTGGGTTTGTGTTTTATTTTAATTTAGAATTTCAAAAAATGCCAGCATTAACTACAAATCCTGCTGTAATTTTGATTTGTGTTTTTTTTATAGTTGTTCTGGCAAGCGGTTTAAAAATATTAAAACACAGTTATAAATCGTTAGATGAAAAAAAGACTTTAGAAAACAAATTTTTACAAACTAAGTTAGAGTTAAAGGAGCAAGAATTAAAGTTTTTAAAGATGCAAATTCATCCGCATTTTTTGTTTAATTCTTTAAATACTATTTATGGTTTTGCTATCACTAAAGCAGATGAAGCGCCAGAAATGATTTTAAAATTATCTAATTTACTAGATTATATTTTATATCAAGTAGAAAAGCCAAAAGTACTATTAGTAGAAGAGGTAAATCATTTAGAAGATTATATTGCATTAGAGAAAATGCGTTTTCACGATACTTTAAAAGTGAGTTTTAAAAAGGAAAATATAAATGAAGAAGTACAAATTCCACCGATGTTATTAATTCCGTTTGTAGAAAATAGTTTTAAACATGGTTTTGCTGCTAACGGAATTTTAAAAGTTGATATTCATCTTAAAATAGATGCTAATTATTTGTTTTTTGAAATAGAAAACTCATCCAAAGAAAAAGAAGATATAAGTGCAGGAATTGGTTTAGAGAATATTAAAAAAAGACTAGAAATGTTATATCCGAAGAAACATCAACTAGAAATTATAGCTAAAAAAGATGCATTCAAAGTGTCTTTAAAAATTGAATTTTAA
- a CDS encoding MotA/TolQ/ExbB proton channel family protein has protein sequence MTYITEGGTQFMIPLLILFFLTLFLIAKSFKVNSDKNRELIKSVSLFALVFGFFGLFLGLYQMFTVIAIANSISHGVLAVGFKCAITATLFGFIIFLIGRLGVIALTWMKKE, from the coding sequence ATGACTTACATAACCGAAGGAGGCACTCAATTTATGATCCCCTTATTAATTCTATTCTTTTTAACACTTTTTTTAATTGCAAAAAGTTTTAAAGTAAATTCAGACAAAAACAGAGAACTTATTAAATCAGTAAGTTTATTTGCCCTTGTTTTTGGTTTTTTTGGTCTATTTCTCGGATTATATCAAATGTTTACTGTGATTGCAATAGCAAACAGTATATCTCACGGTGTTTTAGCGGTGGGGTTTAAATGTGCAATTACAGCAACTTTATTTGGTTTCATCATTTTTTTAATTGGTAGATTAGGTGTAATTGCACTTACTTGGATGAAAAAAGAATAA
- a CDS encoding thiamine diphosphokinase, producing MKKGTVFLLLNGEPPKTLPDLDEYEIICATDGAYQFLKEQNTTPHFISGDFDSLENLPNDIEVIHTPNQDFTDFDKMLKILFDKGYKNIDIYGGSGKEQDHFLGNLHTTIQWKNKLQLTFFDDYSRYFLADKNTSISNCTNKMVSLVPFPKAINITTEGLQYPLKKEDLSFGERIGTRNKATNNDIKITFESGELFIFINH from the coding sequence ATGAAAAAAGGAACTGTCTTTCTATTGTTAAACGGAGAACCGCCAAAAACACTCCCTGATTTAGACGAATATGAAATTATTTGTGCTACAGATGGCGCGTATCAGTTTTTAAAAGAACAAAATACTACACCTCATTTTATTAGTGGCGATTTTGACTCTCTAGAAAATTTACCAAATGACATAGAGGTTATTCATACTCCGAATCAAGATTTTACAGATTTTGATAAAATGCTAAAAATTCTATTTGATAAAGGCTACAAAAACATTGATATTTATGGTGGAAGCGGAAAAGAACAAGATCATTTTTTAGGAAACTTGCACACAACAATTCAGTGGAAAAACAAATTACAGCTTACTTTTTTTGATGATTATAGTCGTTATTTTTTAGCTGATAAAAACACTTCAATTTCGAATTGTACAAACAAAATGGTTTCTTTGGTTCCTTTCCCTAAAGCAATAAATATTACTACAGAAGGATTGCAGTATCCTTTAAAAAAAGAAGATTTATCTTTCGGAGAAAGAATTGGTACAAGAAATAAAGCGACTAATAACGATATTAAAATTACTTTTGAAAGTGGCGAGTTATTCATTTTCATCAACCATTAA
- a CDS encoding VOC family protein, which translates to MQPFIFNHIALSVKDVDTSIAFYQKVLQLKEIKNTASNSKTRWLSIGEGKQLHIIPRPDAIIKTNKAVHFALSTADIATFILHLKELKIEYSDWIGTPNKDYVRNDGILQVYFQDPNGYWIEVNNDI; encoded by the coding sequence ATGCAACCTTTTATATTTAATCATATTGCCCTTTCTGTAAAAGATGTAGATACATCTATAGCCTTTTATCAAAAAGTACTTCAACTAAAAGAAATTAAAAATACTGCATCTAATTCAAAGACAAGATGGTTATCAATTGGTGAAGGAAAACAACTTCATATAATTCCTCGTCCTGATGCTATCATTAAAACGAATAAAGCGGTGCATTTTGCTTTATCAACGGCAGACATTGCCACATTTATACTGCATTTAAAAGAATTAAAAATTGAATATTCCGATTGGATTGGTACCCCAAACAAAGATTATGTTAGAAATGATGGAATTCTACAAGTGTATTTTCAAGATCCAAATGGTTATTGGATTGAAGTAAATAATGATATTTAA
- a CDS encoding thioredoxin family protein — MARAESNEFKNGTKAPDFNLLNTVDDTFLSLEKAKGEKGTVIMFICNHCPFVIHVNTELVKMANEYQQKGINFIAISSNDVENYPQDSPDLMTQLAKDENYPFPYLYDETQEVAKAYDAACTPDFYVFDESLKAVYHGQLDDSRPGNGKPVTGIDLRNSFDYLLENKPDLENQNPSMGCGIKWK; from the coding sequence ATGGCAAGAGCAGAATCTAACGAGTTTAAAAACGGAACAAAAGCACCAGATTTCAATTTATTAAATACGGTTGATGATACTTTTCTTTCTTTAGAAAAAGCGAAAGGAGAAAAAGGAACCGTAATTATGTTTATTTGTAATCATTGTCCGTTTGTGATTCATGTAAATACTGAGTTGGTAAAAATGGCGAATGAGTATCAGCAAAAAGGAATTAACTTTATAGCAATAAGTTCTAATGACGTAGAAAATTATCCGCAAGATTCACCTGATTTGATGACGCAATTGGCCAAAGATGAAAACTATCCTTTTCCGTATTTATATGATGAAACGCAGGAAGTAGCAAAAGCATATGATGCTGCTTGTACTCCAGATTTTTATGTTTTTGATGAAAGTTTAAAAGCTGTTTATCACGGACAGTTAGACGATTCTAGGCCAGGAAACGGAAAACCAGTTACAGGAATAGATTTACGTAATTCTTTTGATTATTTATTAGAAAATAAACCGGATTTAGAAAACCAAAATCCAAGTATGGGTTGTGGTATTAAGTGGAAATAG
- a CDS encoding NAD(P)/FAD-dependent oxidoreductase has protein sequence MKKVIIIGGGAAGYFTAINAKENNPELDITILEKGKDVLQKVKISGGGRCNVTHACFIPKDLTEFYPRGKKELLGPFHQFMTGDTFEWFENRGVPLKIEDDNRVFPEANTSQAIIDCFQNAVDNLGIKVLTNCGVNSVSQQDNKWVINTKEQVFEADKLVIAAGSSKKVWELCQTLDHAVVEPVPSLFTFNINDKRLVDLLGTSVPNATVTISGTKLEASGPLLITHWGMSGPAVLKLSAFGARILADKNYQYNVEVNWLSRPTDKVLNVLLNLKKKEPRKTAILKSPFAEVSKRLWERFVLAAGISATQNWADLNNNQLEGLANQLTKGVFNANGRTTFKDEFVTAGGIDLKEINFKRFESKKHENLFFVGEVLNIDAVTGGFNFQNAWTSGFICANALAED, from the coding sequence ATGAAAAAAGTAATAATTATTGGAGGAGGAGCAGCAGGATATTTTACAGCGATAAACGCGAAAGAAAATAACCCTGAATTAGATATTACGATTCTCGAAAAAGGAAAAGACGTTTTACAAAAGGTGAAAATTTCTGGAGGTGGAAGATGTAATGTAACACATGCATGTTTTATTCCGAAGGACTTAACAGAATTCTATCCAAGAGGAAAAAAAGAATTGTTAGGGCCTTTTCATCAGTTTATGACAGGAGATACTTTTGAATGGTTCGAAAATAGAGGAGTTCCTTTAAAAATAGAAGATGATAATCGTGTTTTTCCGGAAGCCAATACAAGTCAGGCAATTATAGATTGTTTTCAAAACGCTGTTGATAACTTAGGAATTAAAGTGTTGACAAACTGTGGTGTAAATTCAGTTTCTCAACAAGATAATAAATGGGTTATCAACACAAAAGAGCAAGTTTTTGAAGCAGATAAATTAGTCATTGCTGCAGGAAGTTCTAAAAAAGTATGGGAATTATGCCAAACATTAGATCATGCTGTTGTAGAGCCTGTTCCGTCTTTATTTACGTTTAACATCAACGATAAACGTTTGGTAGATTTATTAGGAACTTCGGTTCCGAATGCTACGGTTACCATATCAGGAACAAAATTAGAGGCATCAGGACCGTTGTTAATTACACATTGGGGAATGAGCGGACCAGCAGTTTTAAAATTATCCGCTTTTGGCGCAAGAATTTTAGCGGACAAAAATTATCAATATAATGTTGAGGTAAATTGGTTGTCTAGACCAACTGATAAAGTTTTAAATGTTCTTTTAAACTTAAAAAAGAAAGAGCCTAGAAAAACGGCAATTTTAAAATCTCCATTTGCTGAGGTTTCTAAAAGATTGTGGGAACGTTTTGTGCTCGCTGCAGGAATTAGTGCAACTCAAAATTGGGCAGATTTAAATAATAATCAACTAGAAGGTTTAGCAAATCAATTGACAAAAGGTGTTTTTAACGCTAACGGAAGAACTACTTTTAAAGACGAGTTTGTAACTGCTGGAGGAATCGATTTAAAAGAAATTAACTTTAAACGTTTTGAAAGTAAGAAACATGAAAATCTATTTTTTGTAGGTGAAGTTTTAAATATTGATGCGGTTACTGGTGGATTTAATTTTCAAAATGCATGGACAAGTGGTTTTATTTGTGCGAATGCTTTGGCGGAAGATTAG
- a CDS encoding GYDIA family GHMP kinase, whose protein sequence is MNFYSNGKLLLTGEYLVLDGAKSLAIPTKFGQDLVVEKIKEPEIIWGSFTHTGECWFEAVFDLKKLRLINCTFNSDKEGSGEVIAETLLDILKEAKNLNPDFLSSENGFVVKTNLTFPRNWGLGTSSTLINSVASWAKIDAFKLLWNSFKGSGYDIACAQNDTPVFYQIENQEPVVEPIEFNPSFKENLFFVHLNQKQDSKEGIAKFRESNISFDEEIKRISEISDEFLTTKSLEEFEKLIVEHEQIISSIIKLKTVKEKLFSDYFGAIKSLGAWGGDFVLVTGDASTPAYFKNKGYETILTYRQMVL, encoded by the coding sequence ATGAATTTTTATTCAAACGGAAAATTATTATTAACAGGAGAATATCTTGTTTTAGACGGCGCAAAATCTTTAGCAATTCCAACTAAATTTGGACAAGATTTAGTAGTGGAAAAAATAAAAGAACCAGAAATTATTTGGGGAAGTTTTACACATACAGGAGAATGTTGGTTCGAGGCTGTTTTCGATTTAAAAAAACTACGTTTGATAAATTGTACTTTCAATTCTGATAAAGAAGGAAGTGGAGAAGTGATTGCAGAAACGTTGTTAGATATTTTAAAAGAAGCTAAAAACTTAAATCCAGATTTTTTATCATCAGAAAACGGATTTGTTGTAAAAACGAATCTTACTTTTCCTAGAAATTGGGGATTAGGAACTTCATCAACATTAATAAATTCTGTTGCTTCTTGGGCAAAAATAGATGCTTTTAAGTTGCTTTGGAATTCCTTTAAAGGAAGTGGTTATGATATTGCTTGTGCACAAAATGATACGCCTGTTTTTTATCAAATAGAAAATCAAGAACCTGTTGTTGAGCCAATTGAATTCAATCCGAGTTTTAAGGAGAATTTATTTTTTGTACATTTAAATCAGAAGCAAGATTCTAAAGAAGGAATAGCGAAATTTAGAGAGAGTAACATCAGTTTTGATGAAGAAATAAAAAGAATTTCAGAAATTTCTGATGAATTTTTAACTACAAAGTCATTAGAAGAATTTGAAAAATTAATAGTTGAGCATGAGCAAATTATCAGTTCAATTATCAAATTAAAAACAGTTAAAGAAAAGTTGTTTTCAGATTATTTTGGAGCAATAAAAAGTTTAGGAGCTTGGGGAGGAGATTTTGTTTTAGTAACAGGAGACGCATCAACACCAGCATATTTTAAAAATAAAGGGTATGAAACTATATTGACTTACCGTCAGATGGTTTTATAA
- a CDS encoding DUF1569 domain-containing protein, producing MNGQQMIEHLSFLLQISNGKVAADYYVSDDKSARRKPFLNTEGELQVGFRASILSEEPDALKFNSVGEAIHDLFIQIDAFKIHFEAAKAENHPFFGELDYEYWQKFHVKHFTHHFKQFGLV from the coding sequence ATGAATGGACAGCAAATGATAGAACATTTAAGTTTTCTATTACAAATTTCTAATGGAAAAGTAGCTGCCGATTATTATGTTTCTGATGATAAATCAGCAAGAAGAAAACCTTTTTTAAATACAGAAGGAGAATTGCAAGTTGGTTTTAGAGCGAGTATCTTGTCTGAAGAACCAGATGCCTTAAAATTTAATTCTGTAGGAGAAGCAATTCATGATTTATTTATTCAAATAGATGCTTTTAAGATTCATTTTGAAGCAGCTAAAGCTGAAAATCATCCATTTTTTGGGGAATTAGATTATGAGTATTGGCAAAAATTTCATGTAAAACATTTTACACATCATTTTAAACAATTTGGATTAGTCTAA